CAATGAGGAATCATATTGATTCTGAGAATATGCGCGCACACCTTCTTCATTGAGATCTTTATACGACTGCGCGGAGAGCGAAACTGATGCGATCGTCAAAATCATCAGTATTTTTGCCAAACTCCTTATCATGCGAAAGCCCTCCAGAAAGGTTTTGCCCTGAGGTCGGAAAGTATGAATTCAAACACAAAAAACAAGAAACATATTAGAAGTGGAATCTGAAAACGGTCTTCGTAACTCGTAATCAGCTTCCCCTCAAGTTCGGCTTTTTGCAGGCCGGTGATATCTTCTACCAGGTTTCTGAGGACTTTTCCGCCCGATGATGCCAGGTAGAATTTACCCCCTGTCCTGGAAGCCAGCATTTCAAGTGTGGTCGGGTTCAAGCGCGAGAGAGCGTCAGTCCCGCTCTCGTCCTTGACATAGTCGACAATCCGACCGGACTTGTTGCGAATCGGAATCAGTCCTCCCCGGGTGCTTCCGACACCTACAGCATAAATCTTCACTTCGAGATCATTGGCTTTTTCGATTTCTTCGGACAGCTCTTCATCGAAAGTTTCGCCGTCGGAAAACAAGACGATCAGACGTGACTGTTCCGACTCGGGATCGAAAGCTGACAAGGCGGTAGCAATCGCCCTGGAAATACGCGTCCCCTGTCCCTCGGCCGGCATCAAATCCGGCTGGACCACATCCAGATACATATCGAAAGCGGAGTGGTCGAGAGTGAGCGGGCAATGAATAAAGGCGTCGCGATCGAACAACACCAGCCCAAGCCTGTCTCCGGGCAGACGTTTTTTGAGGCGACCAACCTCCAGCTTGGCTTTATCGAGCCGTGAGAGGTTACCCAGAGATTCATCCTCGACATCCATCGAACGTGATACGTCCAATGCCACCATCACATCCATGCCCTGGCGTTTGATCAATTCCTGGTGCGTACCCCACTGCGGACGGGCCAGGGCGATCGTGGCGAACACCAGCGCTGCCAGGATAAAAGCGGCTTTGAGTGTCACCCGGCCGGTCGAGAGATCATCGGACAGACGCTCGAGGTTCATACCCCGCAGAAATATCTCGCGGTCGCGAATCCTCTGTCGCCAGGACCAGATAAAAAACAGCCCCAACAGCGGTATCAGCGCCAGGAGAAACCAGTATTCAGGTTGAAAAAATTTCATATTCGATCACTCTTACAGTCAGTTATACTCCAAAAACCGGCAACTGTTTACAGATCATGGTATTTTCCGGAAACGCGTGCGGGAGGCCACCGTTTCAAACAATGCCAGTCCCAGCCCGCTCAGAACAAATAATGTGAACAACTCGCGGTACTGTATATATCCTTTGGTTTTGATCTCGGTCGTCTCCAGGTCGGAGATCTCGCGATAAACCTCAGTCAAACGTTCGCTCGATTCAGCCCGAAAATAGATTCCCCCGGTCAGGTCGGCCACCTTGCGCAGAGTTTCCTCATCGAGAGTATTGGGCAAATATTTATAAATCCGTCCCCGGAAGGGATCGTCGACCGGAAACGGTGCCTTGCCCGGCTTGCCGATCCCGATCGTATAGATCTTGATTTCGAGCGATGCGGCAATTTCGGCCGCCGTAACAGGGTCGATCTTGCCATAGTTGGAGACACCATCGGTCAGCAGTACAATCACTTTGCTTTTCGAGGGTGAATCCTTGAGACGGTTGCAACTGTTGGCGATAGCGGTGCCGATCGCGGTACCGTCATCGACCATACCGAAATCGACATGCTCAAGAAACCTTATCAACACGCTGTGGTCGAGTGTCAACGGGCACTGGGTAAATGACTGCGCGGCGAAGACCACCAGCCCGATGCGATCCTCGGTGCGTTCCTCCACAAACTCCCTGATAACATCCTTGGCGACATACAAGCGGTTCTGCGGTTTAAAATCCTCCGCTTTCATCGAGCCGGAGATATCCAGTGTCAGGATGATGTCGATGCCCTGGGTTTTGACCTCCTCGAATGTCCGCGCCAGACGGGGTCGCGCGAGCGCCAGGATTACAGCGGTCAGAACCAGCACCTTGAGTGCCGGAGAAACGTACCTGTACCAGATTCCGCCCCGATGGCTGACCGACTTGATCAGGCCGGTGTCAGAATATCGGATCGGCGCATATTTCTTTTTGCGCCGCAGATAGCGGTACCAGATCAAAACCGGCAACAACAATAACAGATACAGGTAAACAGGAGACCCGAACTCAAAATTCATGATGCCACCTCCTGTTTGTCCTCAACCGGAGTGGTCCTGTCCACAAAATCGACTGCCTTGTTGAAATCATCCGTTCGCTTTTCGGAGGTAGGCTCCAGTTTGGCAAATTTAACCAGGTCGGCATAGTCCAGTAGTTCGATCAGGAGACCGGATATCTCCTCGGACAGATCAAGACCGGGAAGCCTGAGTTTGATTTCATAGGTGGTCATATCCGGGGCGGATAGCCCCCAGCGACGTTCAATATATTCGCGAATTATTTCGCTTATCTCGAAGTAGAACAGCTTTGCTTCAAGGTTGCTGGATTTCAATTTTTTCAGTTTCTCACGGGCCGCTTCCCAGGGAGACATCAGAAGTTCCGGTGCTACCGTTTCGGATTCTGGTTGTAATTTCCGACGCAGGATAAACCAGAGCGCAACCGCAATAACCACGACAGCCGAGATCAGTAGATACAGCCACTGCCTCGAAGCCCGCAGGCTTTTAACATCCTTGAGCGAACGGATGTCCGCAGTGGAGTCATCCATGACCAGGCTGAGAATATATACGTTCAAAGAATCGGTGAAGATCGTATCGGTGATACCGCTTTTGGGATGATAGATCACCGGCAGTTCAGGAAATATCAGCTTGCCGGTTTCATAAGCCGTTAAAACAGCACGGTAGAGGATTTTTCTTTTCGTACCTTCGAGCTTATCTTCAACCAAACGCCAGTTTTTGAGGTCGAACTGCCCCAGATCTTTCGGTTGTTCAAGAGTGTCGACAGCTATCACCGAGTCGGCCGTAATTTTCAGTTCAAACTCAAGCGGATCACCGATATAACCCTTGTTCTGATCGAGAGTAGTCTCAACCGCTATATCAGCACCGGTCAATGCTGATGTGAGAAATAGCAATAAGACAACAGTTTTCGCTAAATACCTGATCATACCAGATTAGTTATTCCGACAGACGCTCAAAGATATAGGTCTGCCCAAGGCTATCCTTTAAATTGTAGTTATCGTTAAGCTCCTCTTCCCATTCGGGAATCACCCTATTATTAACTACCACTAAACGAGCCGTGCGTTCCCTGAGTATTGCATTAACGTGATCTTCGGTCATCAGGCGATACTTCCCGTGAGGTATCAGGGCGTTACCGAAATCATACTGAAAGCCTGTAAAATCCTCCGAGTTGACCTGTGGCCTCCGGGAAAAAACATTGTATCCGACCCATTCCGCCAGAAGCGTATCCGCCGGTTGGGAATATTCCCGGATTAAATCGCTGACCTGGCGCACGTGGTCAAAATGGTAAGTCTTGTGCTCATTTCTTATATCAAATATAAATTCCGCCGGATAGGGCAGAAATGTCAGAAGATAGACCGCCACCAGGATCGTGGCTGTCTTGCGCCCTCGTTCGAAGAGGTATATTACTGCCGGCAATGAGGCCATTATGAAATATATCAACGGTT
The window above is part of the Candidatus Zixiibacteriota bacterium genome. Proteins encoded here:
- a CDS encoding VWA domain-containing protein, with amino-acid sequence MKFFQPEYWFLLALIPLLGLFFIWSWRQRIRDREIFLRGMNLERLSDDLSTGRVTLKAAFILAALVFATIALARPQWGTHQELIKRQGMDVMVALDVSRSMDVEDESLGNLSRLDKAKLEVGRLKKRLPGDRLGLVLFDRDAFIHCPLTLDHSAFDMYLDVVQPDLMPAEGQGTRISRAIATALSAFDPESEQSRLIVLFSDGETFDEELSEEIEKANDLEVKIYAVGVGSTRGGLIPIRNKSGRIVDYVKDESGTDALSRLNPTTLEMLASRTGGKFYLASSGGKVLRNLVEDITGLQKAELEGKLITSYEDRFQIPLLICFLFFVFEFILSDLRAKPFWRAFA
- a CDS encoding VWA domain-containing protein, yielding MNFEFGSPVYLYLLLLLPVLIWYRYLRRKKKYAPIRYSDTGLIKSVSHRGGIWYRYVSPALKVLVLTAVILALARPRLARTFEEVKTQGIDIILTLDISGSMKAEDFKPQNRLYVAKDVIREFVEERTEDRIGLVVFAAQSFTQCPLTLDHSVLIRFLEHVDFGMVDDGTAIGTAIANSCNRLKDSPSKSKVIVLLTDGVSNYGKIDPVTAAEIAASLEIKIYTIGIGKPGKAPFPVDDPFRGRIYKYLPNTLDEETLRKVADLTGGIYFRAESSERLTEVYREISDLETTEIKTKGYIQYRELFTLFVLSGLGLALFETVASRTRFRKIP